From the Chryseobacterium sp. G0201 genome, the window AACTCTTACAGATTTAGGCGTAAAAAGAATATCATCAGGAAATTTTCTAAATGGGTATATTTATAAAAATTTAGAAGAAAAAGGCCGCGAAATTATGCAGGAACAAAGTTTTTCACCCATTTTTAAATAATAATGAAACTTACAGCAGAAAGAATGTATCAGGCATCGTTAGATAAAGATTCTTCATTTGAAGGAACGTATTGGATGGCTGTAAAAACTACCGGAATATTCTGTCGGCCAACTTGTACTGCTCGAAAGCCAAAGAAAGAAAACGTAGAATTCTTTCTAAATGCAGAAGAAGCGATTGAAAAAGGGTACAGAGCATGCAAAATATGCAAGCCTCTTGAAAAATTAAATGAAACACCTCAATATATTCAGGAATTATTGGCTGAACTGGCTAAAAATGAATCTCTAAAGATCAAAGATGCTGATCTCCTGAAAAGGAATATCGAACCGGTAACGATCCGTCGCTGGTTTCTGAAAAATCACGGAATGACCTTTCATGCTTTTCAAAGACAATTTAGGATGAATACGGCTTTCAAAAAAATAAAAAATGGAGAAAGTATTATGGAAACAGCTTTAGATTCGGGATACGAAAGTTTGAGTGGTTTTAATGATAGTTTTAAAAACATTCTCGGAGTTTCACCAAAAAACAGTAAAATACAAATGATTATTGATCTTAAAAGAATTGAAACTCCCCTCGGAACGATGCTTGCCTGTGCCGTAGATGAAGGTATTTGTCTGCTTGAATTTACAGACCGTAAGAATATGGAAAAGCAATTCACCTCATTATCCAAAGTATTAAATGCTGAAATTGTTCAGGGTGAAAACAAGCATTTTAAACAACTTGAAGAAGAATTAACAGAATATTTTGAAGGGAAAAGACAACAATTTGATGTTCCGTTATTTATTACAGGAACAGAATTTCAGAAAAATGTTTGGCAACTTCTGCGTGAAATCCCAATTGGAGAGACCAGAACCTACAAACAGCAATCCGAGTTTTTAGGAAATCCAAAAGCAATTCGTGCGGTAGGAACGGCCAACGGAATCAATAAAATAGCAATTTTAATTCCGTGTCATCGTGTAATTGGCTCAAACGGCGAATTGGTAGGTTACGCAGGCGGAATCTGGAGAAAACAAAAATTATTAGAATTGGAGAAGGCTATTTTGTTTTGATTTTCGTATTTTTAAACAAAAATTTACACGTGAAAAAGTTACTATTTGCACTTTGCATATCAGCTTCAGCTTTCAGTTTTGCACAAGACTATTCGGTACCGGCAGCAAGTCCGCGTCAACAGGTAGAGCAACAGTTCTCAATGTCTAAAATCACCATCGATTACGGAAGACCGGGAGTGAAAGGTCGTAAGATCTTTGGAGAATTGGTTCCTTACGGACAGGTTTGGAGAGCGGGAGCAAACTCATCTACAAAAATTACATTCGGACAGTCTGTGAACTTCGGTGGAAAAATTGTTGCTGCAGGAACTTACGGATTATTCATCGTTCCTACAGAAAAAGAATGGAAAGTGATCTTAAACAAAGATTTCCAACAGTGGGGAGCATATACTTATGATCCAAAACAGGATGTTGTAGATGTTACTGTTCCGGTAAACAAATTGGCAGACAAGCAAGAGTGGTTTGAAATTACTTTAAACCCAACAGACGAAAATTCTGCAAATTTAGTATTGAAATGGGATCTTGCTCAAGCAGAAGTTGCTTTAAAGCCGGCAAAACCAGAAGCAGTAACCAAAATTGCTGAAAAACTGAAAGAAATTAAGAAAATTGAGTCAGACGCAGCTAAAACAAAAAGCTAAGAAAGGAAATCACACGATTTTATCTGACTTTTAAAAATAATATTTACAGATGAATTTTTCTATTCAACCTATTTTAGAAAATCAGGAATATCAATTAATCCCCTTACAGCAAGGGGATTTTGAGTCTTTATATGAAGTGGCTTCAGATCCTAAAGTTTGGGAACAGCATCCCAATAAAGACCGCTACCAAAGAGAAGTTTTTGAAAATTTTTTCAAAGGTGCTATGGAAAGCAAAGGAGCTTTTAAAATTATAGATAAAAGTTCCGGAGATGTTTTGGGAAGTACACGTTTTTATGATTTTGATGAAAATAAAAACGGAATTTTCATTGGCTATACTTTTTACGGCACAAAATGTTGGGGGAAAGGCATTAATCCGCAGATCAAGAAATTGATGCTGGATTATATTTTCCAGTTTGTGGATAGCGCTTTCTTCCATATTGGTAAAGAAAATTTCCGTTCACAGATTGCTTTGGAAAGACTTGGCGGTGAGAAAATTGCCGAAGAAGAAGTCGCTTATTTCGGAGAGCCGACAAGAACTAATTTTGTCTACGAAATCAAAAAAGAAAATTGGTCATGAAAAAATTTAAAATCCAAAAATCACCGTTTGTAGTTCCTACCACAGACAGAAAATTAATTGAAGAACATTGGGGAAATTCTACCCAAAATTCAAATATTTCAATTGCTCACATGGTCGCTCCACCAGATTGGAATGAACCGCACCAGACTCCTCAATTTGATGAATATACCTTAATTATTTCAGGTAAAAAACAATTCGAAATCGATGGAGAAATTGTTATTTTAGAAAAAGGACAAAGCATTTTGGTTGAAAAAGGAGCAAGAGTTCGTTACAGCAATCCGTTCGCTGAACCTTGTGAATATGTTGCAATTTGTCTTCCTGCTTTTTCAATGGATTTGGTGAATAGAGAGGAAGAAATAATTTAAATATGGCATTACAAATTTGTCCAAAGTGTAAAGAAAATTCTTTCACTTGGTTTATCAACGGAAAGTCTCATTTAACAAGTTGGAGTTGTTTTAATTGCGATTATGAAGCAAAGGAAAATAAGATTGATGAATGTATCTGTGAAAATTGTGAGAAGAGAACAAAAACGAAGTTGAAAGATAAAGAAACAGAATACTGGTGGTGTTCTAATTGTAATAAAATCAGTGATTTATAAATAGAAACAACCTCGATGGTTGAGGTTGTTTTTAATTTATTGTAGTTGAATTACTTCAAGATTTCTTTTAAAAACATCAACGTGTGATTCCAAGCTCTTTTGGCCATCAATTCATTATAATCAGGTGATTTTGGATCAGTAAAAGTATGTTTTGAATGCGCATAAGTGATGATTTGCCAATCCGCATTTCCTTCATTCATTTCTTTAACCAAATTATTATAATCTTCCGGAGTTACACCTTTATCATCTGCAGGATTTTCAACTAAAATTTTAGTAGAGATCGCTCCGTTTTTTCTTGCTTGATCTTTTCCAATACTTCCGTGGATAGAAACAACGCCCACAACAGGAAGACTTCCTCTCGCAGATTCTAGAGCTCCCGTTCCTCCAAAACAATATCCGATCACGGCAATTTTATCGGAAATAGCTCCGTTTTTCTTTAATTGTTCTAAAGCCAAAGAAATTCTTTTCTGATAAGCATCATAATTCTTTTTGTAATATCCTGAAGTTTTTGCAGCAGAATCACCGTCCATCGGAATATTTCCTTCTCCATAAATATCGGCAACAAAAGCAATATAGCCCTGTTTTTCTAGTTCAGCGGCAGCAATTTTTGCTTCATCATCAATTCCTTTCCAAGCTGGAAGAATTAGAACTCCGGGAAGTTTTTTTCCGGCATTGGAAGTCACCAAACCATTCAGTTTTTGTGCACCATCCTGATAAGAAACCGTTTTAAGATTCTGACTGAAAATTGTTCCTGAAGCCATTAGAGAAGCTGTTAGTAAGATTGAACGTATCATATTTTGTAATTTATTTTTTTAGGAGCTTAATCCCGCTTTCCGTTACAATCTTTTTTTTCAAAAAAGGATTTTCTCTGCAATCGGGGCTAGGGTATTTGTCGGTTTTTTAAATTTTCACAATCAAATCAATACTTTTGTTTTTATATATAACGTCTTGTTTGTCATTCCGTAGGAATCTGAACAATAGTATTAGAGATGAATATAGAGGCTATTGCGAGGAATAAAATAGCGAAACATTTTAGATTTAAACTTTACAAAATAAGCCTAGATTCCTACGGAATGACAAACTGTGAGTTGATGTAAAATTTCTCTTAGAGATTGCTTCGTCGCTTCGCTCCTCGCAATGACGAAATCCTCATCTAAATTAAGAAAAATAACTTACAAGAAGGATTAATAAAACGTTATAAAGTATTAAGCTTTATAAAATTGATACTCTCCGTTTTCGTAATACGCATTAATATGCTGCAAACCATTCGTCAAAACAATTTCTTTTGCTCTGATAATGGAGTTATATCTCGCTGTTTGCTCAAATGTTTTTTCCGTTAATTTAATAGATGGAGCTTTGCATTCGATCAGGATTTTTGGCTGTGATTTTTCGGTAACCAAAAGGTCAATTCTCTTTGTCAAACCATTTAAAACAATCTTTTTTTCAGTAATTAGTGCTGATACAGAATAGGATTTTATGGTAAGATAATAATGTATCCAATGCTGGCGCACCCATTCTTCGGGGGTGAGCAAAAGGTAAGTTTTACGAACTACATCATAAATAAAAAACTTATCTTTGTCTTTCTTGAATTTAAAATCAAAAGTTTCCTGAAAATTCAGTTTTGGGAGTTCCATTATAGTAAGATGAAAGAATTAGATTTAATCCTCAAAAATATTAAAAATAAAGAAGTTTTACCTATTTATTTTTTCCACGGAGATGAACCTTATTTTATTGATTTAGCAGTAAAAGCTCTTGAGCACGACTTTTTGGAAGAAGATGAAAAGGCTTTCAACCAAACTGTTACTTACGGAAAAGATACGACTTATCAGGAAATTCTTTCGTTAGCAAGGCAGTTTCCGATGATGGGAGATAAGCAGGTAATTATCGTAAAAGAAGCGCAGGATTTAAAGCTGAATGAAGAAGAAGGCAGAGCCTTAGAAGCTTATGTTGAAAATCCTGTTCCGTCTACCGTTTTGGTTTTTGCCCACAAACACAAGAAGTTAGACAGTCGAAAAAAAGTTACGAAATCTTTAGACAAAGCAAAAGCTCTTTTTCTGAGCGAATCTATCAGAGAAAATAATCTTCCGAAATGGATCGCTGACGAATGTCTTAAATTAAAAATAAAAACAGCCCCGAATATTTCAAATCTTTTGGCTGAATACCTTGGAAACGATCTTTCCAGAATTGCCAATGAATTGAATAAATTAAAAATAATCCTTAAAGAAGGAGAAGTTCTTGACGGGACAATCATCGAAAATCACATCGGGATCAGTAAAGAATACAATGTTTTCGAATTACAGAAAGCTTTAGGAACAAAAAATGCCAATGCGGCTTTTAAAATTGCTCATTTTATGGGTAAGAATCCCAAAAACAACCCTTTTGTAATGATGTTGGCGAATTTGTACAGTTACTTTTCCAATGTTATCATTTACAATACGATGGCTGGTCAGCCACCCCAGGTTATCGCTTCGCAGATGGGAATTAATCCTTATTTTGTTAAAGATTATGCCGAAAGCGCAAGATTATATCCTCTAAAGCATGCCACAAGAGTGATCTCAATTTTGAGAGAATTTGATATGAAAGGGAAAGGTCTTGGAGCTGTAAATATGAGTGAAGCAGAATTAATCAAAGAATTGGTTTACAAGATTATCAATGTTGATAAGATTAAGATGAAAGTTTGATTTTGTTGCTTGTTGTTAGTTTTCAGTTGATGGGTATTAAAATCTGTCAATCAAAAACGATCAACCATTAACTATCGAAATTCGACATATTAAATATTGACAAGTATCATTAAAATAACTTTAATTACATATTAAAAATTCCGAAATTAGCAGTCGGAAATTTTTAAATCTTTTGAAAAGCAAATTATGGAGCAAAACATTTTAGATTGTGTGATCGTTGGATCTGGACCTTCTGGTTTCACAGCGGCAATTTATGCAGCAAGAGCAGACTTAAAACCTGAATTATACACAGGTTTGGAGCCAGGCGGACAATTAACAACAACTACAGAAGTTGACAACTTTCCAGGATATCCGGCAGGGATTACAGGACCGGAAATGATGATGGATTTGCAAAAACAGGCAGAAAGATTTGATACTAAAGTTCATTACGAAATGATCACTAAAGTTGAATTCTCTAAAGAAGTTGGAGGAGTTCATAAATTATATGCCGGAACCAAAGAAATTTTCGCTAAAACAGTGATTATTTCAACAGGAGCAACTGCAAAATATTTAGGTCTTGATGACGAGAAAAAGTACAATGGAGGAGGAGTTTCAGCGTGTGCTACATGTGATGGATTTTTCTACAAAGGAAAAGATGTTGTGGTAGTAGGAGCAGGTGATACTGCAGCTGAAGAAGCTACTTATCTTGCAAAGTTGGTAAATAAAGTAACGATGTTGGTGAGAAAAGGGGAGTTCAGAGCGTCAAAAGCAATGATCCACAGAGTTCAGAATACACCAAATATTGAAGTGAAGTTTTTCCATGAATTAATTGGTATTGAAGGTGAAAATAATCTGGTAGAAAGAGCAGTTGCTATCAACAACCAAACTCAGGAGAAATCTACAAT encodes:
- a CDS encoding bifunctional transcriptional activator/DNA repair enzyme AdaA, which encodes MKLTAERMYQASLDKDSSFEGTYWMAVKTTGIFCRPTCTARKPKKENVEFFLNAEEAIEKGYRACKICKPLEKLNETPQYIQELLAELAKNESLKIKDADLLKRNIEPVTIRRWFLKNHGMTFHAFQRQFRMNTAFKKIKNGESIMETALDSGYESLSGFNDSFKNILGVSPKNSKIQMIIDLKRIETPLGTMLACAVDEGICLLEFTDRKNMEKQFTSLSKVLNAEIVQGENKHFKQLEEELTEYFEGKRQQFDVPLFITGTEFQKNVWQLLREIPIGETRTYKQQSEFLGNPKAIRAVGTANGINKIAILIPCHRVIGSNGELVGYAGGIWRKQKLLELEKAILF
- a CDS encoding DUF2911 domain-containing protein, giving the protein MKKLLFALCISASAFSFAQDYSVPAASPRQQVEQQFSMSKITIDYGRPGVKGRKIFGELVPYGQVWRAGANSSTKITFGQSVNFGGKIVAAGTYGLFIVPTEKEWKVILNKDFQQWGAYTYDPKQDVVDVTVPVNKLADKQEWFEITLNPTDENSANLVLKWDLAQAEVALKPAKPEAVTKIAEKLKEIKKIESDAAKTKS
- a CDS encoding GNAT family N-acetyltransferase — protein: MNFSIQPILENQEYQLIPLQQGDFESLYEVASDPKVWEQHPNKDRYQREVFENFFKGAMESKGAFKIIDKSSGDVLGSTRFYDFDENKNGIFIGYTFYGTKCWGKGINPQIKKLMLDYIFQFVDSAFFHIGKENFRSQIALERLGGEKIAEEEVAYFGEPTRTNFVYEIKKENWS
- a CDS encoding cupin domain-containing protein; protein product: MKKFKIQKSPFVVPTTDRKLIEEHWGNSTQNSNISIAHMVAPPDWNEPHQTPQFDEYTLIISGKKQFEIDGEIVILEKGQSILVEKGARVRYSNPFAEPCEYVAICLPAFSMDLVNREEEII
- a CDS encoding dienelactone hydrolase family protein yields the protein MIRSILLTASLMASGTIFSQNLKTVSYQDGAQKLNGLVTSNAGKKLPGVLILPAWKGIDDEAKIAAAELEKQGYIAFVADIYGEGNIPMDGDSAAKTSGYYKKNYDAYQKRISLALEQLKKNGAISDKIAVIGYCFGGTGALESARGSLPVVGVVSIHGSIGKDQARKNGAISTKILVENPADDKGVTPEDYNNLVKEMNEGNADWQIITYAHSKHTFTDPKSPDYNELMAKRAWNHTLMFLKEILK
- a CDS encoding type I restriction enzyme HsdR N-terminal domain-containing protein — translated: MELPKLNFQETFDFKFKKDKDKFFIYDVVRKTYLLLTPEEWVRQHWIHYYLTIKSYSVSALITEKKIVLNGLTKRIDLLVTEKSQPKILIECKAPSIKLTEKTFEQTARYNSIIRAKEIVLTNGLQHINAYYENGEYQFYKA
- the holA gene encoding DNA polymerase III subunit delta, which produces MKELDLILKNIKNKEVLPIYFFHGDEPYFIDLAVKALEHDFLEEDEKAFNQTVTYGKDTTYQEILSLARQFPMMGDKQVIIVKEAQDLKLNEEEGRALEAYVENPVPSTVLVFAHKHKKLDSRKKVTKSLDKAKALFLSESIRENNLPKWIADECLKLKIKTAPNISNLLAEYLGNDLSRIANELNKLKIILKEGEVLDGTIIENHIGISKEYNVFELQKALGTKNANAAFKIAHFMGKNPKNNPFVMMLANLYSYFSNVIIYNTMAGQPPQVIASQMGINPYFVKDYAESARLYPLKHATRVISILREFDMKGKGLGAVNMSEAELIKELVYKIINVDKIKMKV
- the trxB gene encoding thioredoxin-disulfide reductase yields the protein MEQNILDCVIVGSGPSGFTAAIYAARADLKPELYTGLEPGGQLTTTTEVDNFPGYPAGITGPEMMMDLQKQAERFDTKVHYEMITKVEFSKEVGGVHKLYAGTKEIFAKTVIISTGATAKYLGLDDEKKYNGGGVSACATCDGFFYKGKDVVVVGAGDTAAEEATYLAKLVNKVTMLVRKGEFRASKAMIHRVQNTPNIEVKFFHELIGIEGENNLVERAVAINNQTQEKSTIDVHGIFIAIGHKPNTDIFAGQIDLDENGYIVTEKGSTRTNLPGVFAAGDVQDHIYRQAITAAGSGCMSAMDAEKYLAELH